One Lactobacillus sp. CBA3606 DNA segment encodes these proteins:
- a CDS encoding CPBP family intramembrane glutamic endopeptidase — MYSSQQRPWTQSLSLIVLVPLLFIVGGWLVSRILPTAYFGIGQDLIVLAVVLGFNHYVSHSPIKLWNSQQPWQQALQLLPALIFLLLPVSRNYVHLFQLDFKPIIFLYLGYILLIGITEEYVYRGVLLPLLGRALPHRPMTAIIIDSLLFGMSHVLVNSHQLALSYVMPQALYAAVCGLLLCGVYLKTKNLILPMLLHALSDVSLVVQFMTHTHTQRALTFSVQTTIISLILTGGFFIVVAAVVYWQIRHVTIEEQLLV; from the coding sequence ATGTACAGCAGTCAGCAGCGTCCATGGACGCAAAGTTTATCATTAATTGTTTTAGTGCCACTTTTATTTATTGTTGGGGGCTGGTTAGTCAGCCGAATATTACCCACAGCTTACTTCGGGATTGGGCAAGATCTGATTGTCTTAGCGGTTGTCCTAGGATTCAATCACTACGTCAGTCATAGTCCCATCAAGCTTTGGAATTCACAACAGCCATGGCAACAAGCCTTACAGCTGTTGCCAGCCTTGATTTTTCTCCTCTTACCAGTTAGTCGAAATTATGTGCACTTATTTCAATTAGATTTTAAGCCCATCATTTTCCTTTATCTCGGTTATATCTTACTCATTGGCATCACCGAAGAATACGTTTATCGTGGCGTCTTATTACCCTTACTGGGGCGAGCTTTACCTCATCGGCCGATGACTGCCATCATTATTGACAGCTTACTCTTTGGTATGAGCCATGTTTTAGTTAACAGTCATCAGCTGGCGCTTAGTTATGTCATGCCACAAGCGCTATACGCAGCTGTTTGTGGCTTATTACTTTGTGGCGTCTATCTTAAGACAAAGAATTTGATTCTGCCGATGCTATTGCATGCGCTCAGTGATGTTAGCTTAGTCGTTCAATTCATGACCCACACCCATACGCAACGTGCTTTAACCTTTTCTGTGCAGACGACCATCATCTCATTAATCCTAACTGGTGGCTTTTTCATCGTCGTTGCCGCAGTCGTTTATTGGCAAATTCGGCACGTCACTATCGAAGAACAATTACTCGTTTAA
- a CDS encoding daunorubicin resistance protein DrrC, whose amino-acid sequence MLATDILIQGASTTNLQHINVQLPKHQITVVTGVAGAGQSSLILATLAAESQRLLKGSATPLGQPQLPPAVVPVVDKIEQLPVTIVIDQKPLALKHRSTVGTVTEIYAGLQLLFAQLAQPAIGPAGAYSFKQATGWCPQCLGTGVEPQLEVRRLINWTKSLNAGAIQLPAFQPGGDLFNRYTAAGNFDNDQILATYTAAEWQRLLYDEGSQPDQPTAEWPATALYVGVIPMIKQALATGQSVKGLTTLMPVQACSVCGGTRVNAHVRQAEVNGRSLADCVDLSVTELLAFINTIYDDHVVSVLHNLQQSLANLLTIGLGYLTMNRATRTLAGGEIQRLKLTQYLNSPLTDVLYILTTPSAGLHAEDLIGINRVFGQLRDQGNTVVIIDQNPAIIRHADHVIELGPGAGHAGGQVTFTGTYAELLKSSTVTGQSLRAARSVKAEERPFNAFYALTNVSRFNVHHATVRVPKAALTVVTGVAGAGKRTLIQQLFPAAYPGAKVFDQSLMPGRQRSNVLTYLGIFDTLRQLFAQSSGEPSTLFSFNGAGACPACHGTGMMTLDSAYQGTRDQPCATCHGRRYNATALAVKWHGYNIDDVLQLTAAEAITLVKPRLKVKLQALLDVKLGYIKLGQGLATFSGSELQRLKLAKSLVTQDTHPIFILDEPSTGLHAADVADLLVLLQRLVAQHKTVIVIEHNLAVISQAQWVIDMGLHAGRYGGHVLFEGPVKALLTVPKSFTAQHLRHYLKLD is encoded by the coding sequence ATGTTAGCAACGGATATTTTGATTCAAGGTGCTAGTACAACTAATTTACAACATATTAATGTCCAGTTGCCTAAACATCAGATTACGGTCGTGACTGGGGTGGCCGGCGCTGGTCAATCATCATTGATATTAGCGACGTTAGCGGCAGAATCGCAGCGGTTATTAAAAGGGAGTGCGACACCGCTAGGACAACCGCAATTACCGCCTGCGGTCGTGCCAGTCGTAGACAAAATTGAGCAGTTACCAGTCACTATTGTGATTGATCAAAAACCGTTAGCATTGAAGCACCGCTCAACGGTTGGAACTGTGACTGAAATCTATGCAGGCTTACAGTTGTTATTTGCGCAGCTAGCGCAACCAGCAATTGGACCGGCCGGGGCTTATTCTTTCAAGCAAGCGACTGGCTGGTGCCCACAATGTTTGGGGACCGGTGTTGAGCCACAACTTGAGGTGCGCCGGCTCATTAACTGGACGAAATCACTGAACGCGGGTGCTATTCAACTGCCAGCATTTCAGCCTGGTGGCGACCTGTTTAATCGTTATACGGCTGCTGGTAATTTTGACAACGATCAAATTTTAGCCACCTATACTGCGGCCGAGTGGCAACGCTTATTGTATGATGAGGGCAGTCAACCAGACCAACCAACGGCTGAATGGCCGGCCACCGCGCTATATGTGGGCGTGATACCAATGATTAAGCAGGCTTTAGCCACGGGTCAGTCCGTGAAAGGATTGACGACTTTAATGCCAGTGCAAGCCTGTTCAGTTTGTGGTGGCACCCGGGTCAATGCCCATGTCCGGCAAGCGGAAGTGAACGGTCGGTCATTGGCCGATTGTGTGGATTTATCGGTGACAGAATTATTGGCCTTTATTAATACAATCTATGATGACCATGTTGTCTCAGTTTTACATAACCTGCAACAAAGCTTGGCTAATTTGCTAACAATTGGCTTGGGATATTTGACCATGAATCGAGCGACACGTACCTTAGCTGGTGGTGAAATTCAGCGGCTTAAGCTGACTCAATATTTAAACAGTCCGTTAACGGATGTCTTGTACATCTTAACGACGCCTAGTGCTGGCCTGCATGCCGAAGATTTAATTGGCATTAATCGGGTGTTTGGACAGCTACGTGATCAGGGGAATACCGTGGTCATAATTGACCAAAATCCAGCTATCATACGGCATGCAGATCATGTGATTGAATTAGGCCCGGGGGCTGGGCACGCTGGCGGTCAAGTGACCTTTACCGGAACCTATGCAGAATTGCTTAAAAGTTCAACTGTTACGGGGCAAAGCTTACGGGCAGCACGGTCGGTTAAAGCTGAGGAGCGGCCATTTAACGCTTTTTATGCTTTAACGAATGTCAGCCGATTTAACGTGCATCATGCGACGGTGCGCGTGCCAAAAGCGGCTTTAACGGTTGTGACTGGCGTTGCGGGTGCGGGCAAACGGACTCTCATACAACAGTTATTTCCAGCAGCATATCCTGGAGCCAAGGTATTTGATCAAAGTCTGATGCCGGGGCGCCAGCGGTCGAACGTGCTGACTTATCTGGGTATTTTTGACACCTTACGGCAACTCTTTGCCCAGTCCTCGGGAGAACCAAGCACGTTGTTTAGCTTTAATGGTGCGGGGGCTTGTCCGGCCTGTCATGGAACGGGTATGATGACCTTAGATTCCGCTTATCAGGGCACCCGCGACCAACCGTGTGCAACGTGCCATGGTCGCCGCTACAATGCGACGGCTTTAGCGGTCAAATGGCATGGTTATAATATTGATGATGTCTTGCAACTGACAGCTGCCGAAGCAATTACGTTAGTGAAACCCCGTTTGAAAGTTAAGTTACAGGCCTTGCTTGATGTGAAGCTGGGCTACATTAAGCTAGGCCAGGGATTAGCGACTTTTTCGGGTAGTGAATTACAGCGCTTGAAGTTGGCCAAAAGTCTCGTGACTCAAGATACCCATCCAATCTTTATTTTAGATGAACCCAGTACTGGGTTGCATGCGGCCGATGTCGCCGATTTGTTGGTGCTCTTACAGCGACTAGTCGCCCAACATAAAACGGTGATTGTTATCGAACATAATTTAGCGGTCATCAGCCAAGCCCAATGGGTCATTGATATGGGCTTACACGCTGGTCGGTATGGCGGACATGTACTGTTTGAAGGCCCAGTTAAAGCGTTATTGACTGTACCGAAGTCATTTACCGCCCAACATTTACGCCACTATTTAAAGTTAGATTAA
- a CDS encoding GNAT family N-acetyltransferase — translation MWSIKQFKDLTTAELYAIYELRVKTFVVEQHRIYQEVDAIDLKAIHIFKTEANKIVAYARLFKEDDHCSFGRVVVDQRRRGQHLGGALMTQLLTVAADRFPQLPIQIEAQIQVTGFYDHFGFRAVGQPFIFNQTEHQKMVKVMA, via the coding sequence ATGTGGTCAATTAAACAATTTAAAGATTTAACAACAGCTGAATTATACGCTATTTACGAATTACGCGTCAAAACTTTCGTAGTTGAACAACACCGTATTTATCAAGAGGTCGATGCGATCGATTTAAAGGCCATACATATTTTTAAGACTGAAGCAAACAAAATCGTTGCGTATGCACGCTTATTCAAGGAGGATGACCACTGTTCATTTGGCCGTGTCGTCGTTGATCAACGACGACGTGGTCAACATCTCGGTGGGGCCCTCATGACACAACTTTTAACCGTGGCAGCCGACCGTTTTCCACAACTGCCCATTCAAATTGAAGCTCAGATTCAAGTCACTGGTTTTTACGATCACTTCGGCTTTCGCGCTGTCGGACAGCCCTTTATCTTCAACCAGACTGAACATCAAAAGATGGTCAAAGTAATGGCTTAG
- a CDS encoding MarR family winged helix-turn-helix transcriptional regulator has product MIPTLRLMGTISRSVMNEGNQRFAKYGLNHNQFIYLIRICEQPGLFFGQLADQMKMDRTTNYRAVQNLIKKGYVTKTAHPENKKVRCLYPTVAGKALYPELHAYEQWCATVVSEQLTAGQQQLLFESLAIAATNTTAKIEQ; this is encoded by the coding sequence ATGATACCAACTTTAAGATTAATGGGAACAATTTCACGGAGTGTGATGAATGAGGGCAATCAACGTTTTGCCAAGTATGGGTTGAATCATAATCAATTCATCTATCTGATTCGGATTTGCGAACAGCCCGGGCTGTTTTTTGGTCAGTTGGCGGATCAAATGAAGATGGACCGAACGACGAATTATCGTGCCGTTCAAAATTTGATTAAGAAGGGCTACGTCACCAAGACGGCACATCCTGAAAATAAGAAAGTCCGTTGTTTGTATCCTACTGTAGCTGGCAAAGCGCTTTATCCGGAGCTACATGCCTATGAACAGTGGTGCGCCACCGTTGTTAGTGAACAACTGACGGCCGGTCAACAACAGCTGTTATTTGAAAGTCTCGCCATCGCCGCCACCAATACCACCGCTAAAATTGAGCAGTAG